The following coding sequences lie in one Phragmites australis chromosome 8, lpPhrAust1.1, whole genome shotgun sequence genomic window:
- the LOC133926472 gene encoding pantothenate kinase 1 isoform X2, whose translation MMLSKATGGGAYKFADDFREKLGVCLDKLDEMDSVVSGANFLLQNIPGAAFTHMNGKRSPVDVSPNNLFPYLLVNIGSGVSILKVTGNRNFERVTGTHIGGGTMFGLAKLLTGCKSYDEFLQLSQKGDNFVLDLIVKDICGELVCQKQGLSTSTLASSFGKVITSKKNLTDYKPEDLASTLLSAFTYNIAQIAFLVASLLGLQRVFFGGSYIRGHKSTMENISYAIDFWSQSQMQAVFLRHEGYLGALGALMSYGDPSGEDRTLEESQEKEPHHESAAPVDGTSADEENDSNIFPYLLVNIGSGVSMIEVIGKGKFERIIGSHLGGGTILGLARLLTGCSSYEEFLELSQRGNNLSVDLTVGDIYGEEGYPKIGLPASTTAASFGKVNSSKLSEYKVEDLAAALLNSFTYNIGQIAYFVANLSGLKRIFFRGAYVCGHEKTMDKISRSLKYWSKGEVQTTFLCHEGFLGTLGAFWSYENMGIDGLAAHEVIREVLLGAPYTGQFPSLPLTQQQENGENTTLEGEVESLRHDNAVLKAEVDRLQRENAELKAYLARSGEAATL comes from the exons ATGATGCtgtcaaaa GCTACAGGTGGTGGAGCATATAAATTTGCCGATGATTTCCGGGAGAAACTAGGTGTTTGTCTTGACAAGCTTGATGAAATGGATAGTGTCGTTTCTGGAGCAAATTTTTTGTTGCAG AATATTCCTGGCGCAGCCTTCACACACATGAATGGAAAGAGGAGTCCAGTCGATGTTTCCCCAAATAACTTGTTTCCTTACCTTCTTGTCAACATTGGCTCAGGAGTTAGCATACTGAAG GTCACTGGAAATAGAAATTTTGAAAGGGTAACTGGGACGCACATTGGTGGTGGTACCATGTTTGGTTTAGCAAAACTTTTAACAGGCTGTAAGAG TTATGATGAATTCTTGCAATTAAGCCAGAAAGGGGACAATTTTGTTCTTGATCTAATTGTGAAGGATATATGTGGAGAGCTTGTCTGCCAGAAG CAAGGACTTTCAACATCAACTCTTGCTTCTAGCTTTGGGAAAGTTATTACTTCTAAGAAAAATCTGACAGACTACAAACCTGAAGACCTTGCATCCACATTGTTGAGCGCCTTTACCTACAACATTGCACAG ATTGCTTTCCTTGTTGCATCACTTTTGGGCCTCCAAAGGGTCTTCTTTGGTGGATCATATATACGTGGACACAAAAGCACAATGGAAAATATTTCTTATGCAATTGACTTCTG GTCACAGAGTCAAATGCAAGCTGTATTCTTGCGACATGAAGGGTATCTGGGAGCACTTGGTGCCTTGATGAGTTATGGGGATCCCAGTGGTGAAGATCGTACCCTCGAGGAATCACAGGAGAAG GAACCTCATCACGAGTCAGCAGCACCTGTTGATGGGACATCAGCAGATGAAGAGAATGATAGCAATATATTTCCTTATCTGCTTGTTAATATCGGATCAGGTGTCAGCATGATAGAG GTAATTGGTAAGGGGAAGTTTGAAAGAATTATAGGATCCCATCTTGGTGGTGGTACTATCCTTGGTCTTGCAAGGCTTTTGACGGGTTGTTCGAG TTATGAAGAATTCTTGGAGCTGAGCCAGAGGGGCAATAATTTGTCTGTCGATTTGACTGTTGGGGACATATATGGTGAAGAGGGCTATCCCAAG aTTGGCCTTCCAGCATCCACTACTGCGGCTAGCTTTGGAAAAGTGAACTCAAGCAAGCTTTCGGAGTACAAAGTAGAGGATCTTGCTGCAGCTCTATTGAATTCTTTCACTTACAACATTGGACAG ATAGCCTACTTTGTGGCTAATCTTTCAGGCCTGAAGAGAATTTTCTTCCGAGGTGCTTATGTCTGTGGTCATGAAAAGACTATGGACAAGATTTCTCGTTCATTAAAGTATTG GTCCAAAGGTGAAGTTCAGACGACATTTCTATGTCATGAAGGGTTCTTGGGAACACTGGGTGCATTTTGGAGTTATGAGAACATGGGTATTGATGGCTTGGCGGCACATGAAGTCATCAGGGAGGTCTTGCTTGGCGCTCCATACACTGGGCAATTCCCATCTTTACCTCTCACTCAACAACAGGAGAAC GGAGAAAATACGACACTTGAAGGTGAAGTAGAAAGCTTACGGCATGACAATGCTGTGCTGAAGGCTGAGGTTGATCGATTACAAAGGGAGAACGCTGAGCTGAAGGCTTACTTGGCAAGATCAGGTGAGGCAGCAACCTTGTGA
- the LOC133926472 gene encoding pantothenate kinase 1 isoform X1: MDRGRAVNLSGAEIRGDLDGRNPPIFLPRQPAASPLLALDIGGTLIKLVYTASCGGGGDGAELRFAKFERRRLEECFEFVRAEGLLRCNGTRSSKQNVTLKATGGGAYKFADDFREKLGVCLDKLDEMDSVVSGANFLLQNIPGAAFTHMNGKRSPVDVSPNNLFPYLLVNIGSGVSILKVTGNRNFERVTGTHIGGGTMFGLAKLLTGCKSYDEFLQLSQKGDNFVLDLIVKDICGELVCQKQGLSTSTLASSFGKVITSKKNLTDYKPEDLASTLLSAFTYNIAQIAFLVASLLGLQRVFFGGSYIRGHKSTMENISYAIDFWSQSQMQAVFLRHEGYLGALGALMSYGDPSGEDRTLEESQEKEPHHESAAPVDGTSADEENDSNIFPYLLVNIGSGVSMIEVIGKGKFERIIGSHLGGGTILGLARLLTGCSSYEEFLELSQRGNNLSVDLTVGDIYGEEGYPKIGLPASTTAASFGKVNSSKLSEYKVEDLAAALLNSFTYNIGQIAYFVANLSGLKRIFFRGAYVCGHEKTMDKISRSLKYWSKGEVQTTFLCHEGFLGTLGAFWSYENMGIDGLAAHEVIREVLLGAPYTGQFPSLPLTQQQENGENTTLEGEVESLRHDNAVLKAEVDRLQRENAELKAYLARSGEAATL; this comes from the exons ATGGACCGCGGGCGCGCTGTCAATCTCTCGGGCGCCGAGATCCGCGGGGACCTCGACGGCCGCAACCCGCCCATCTTCCTCCCGCGCCAGCCTGCCGCGTCCCCGCTTCTCGCCCTCGACATCGGAG GGACTCTGATCAAGCTGGTGTACACGGCGAgttgcggcggcgggggcgacgGCGCGGAGCTGCGGTTCGCCAAGTTCGAGAGGCGCCGACTCGAGGAATGCTTCGAGTTCGTCCGGGCCGAGGGGCTCCTCCGCTGCAATG GGACGAGGTCAAGCAAACAAAACGTGACGCTGAAG GCTACAGGTGGTGGAGCATATAAATTTGCCGATGATTTCCGGGAGAAACTAGGTGTTTGTCTTGACAAGCTTGATGAAATGGATAGTGTCGTTTCTGGAGCAAATTTTTTGTTGCAG AATATTCCTGGCGCAGCCTTCACACACATGAATGGAAAGAGGAGTCCAGTCGATGTTTCCCCAAATAACTTGTTTCCTTACCTTCTTGTCAACATTGGCTCAGGAGTTAGCATACTGAAG GTCACTGGAAATAGAAATTTTGAAAGGGTAACTGGGACGCACATTGGTGGTGGTACCATGTTTGGTTTAGCAAAACTTTTAACAGGCTGTAAGAG TTATGATGAATTCTTGCAATTAAGCCAGAAAGGGGACAATTTTGTTCTTGATCTAATTGTGAAGGATATATGTGGAGAGCTTGTCTGCCAGAAG CAAGGACTTTCAACATCAACTCTTGCTTCTAGCTTTGGGAAAGTTATTACTTCTAAGAAAAATCTGACAGACTACAAACCTGAAGACCTTGCATCCACATTGTTGAGCGCCTTTACCTACAACATTGCACAG ATTGCTTTCCTTGTTGCATCACTTTTGGGCCTCCAAAGGGTCTTCTTTGGTGGATCATATATACGTGGACACAAAAGCACAATGGAAAATATTTCTTATGCAATTGACTTCTG GTCACAGAGTCAAATGCAAGCTGTATTCTTGCGACATGAAGGGTATCTGGGAGCACTTGGTGCCTTGATGAGTTATGGGGATCCCAGTGGTGAAGATCGTACCCTCGAGGAATCACAGGAGAAG GAACCTCATCACGAGTCAGCAGCACCTGTTGATGGGACATCAGCAGATGAAGAGAATGATAGCAATATATTTCCTTATCTGCTTGTTAATATCGGATCAGGTGTCAGCATGATAGAG GTAATTGGTAAGGGGAAGTTTGAAAGAATTATAGGATCCCATCTTGGTGGTGGTACTATCCTTGGTCTTGCAAGGCTTTTGACGGGTTGTTCGAG TTATGAAGAATTCTTGGAGCTGAGCCAGAGGGGCAATAATTTGTCTGTCGATTTGACTGTTGGGGACATATATGGTGAAGAGGGCTATCCCAAG aTTGGCCTTCCAGCATCCACTACTGCGGCTAGCTTTGGAAAAGTGAACTCAAGCAAGCTTTCGGAGTACAAAGTAGAGGATCTTGCTGCAGCTCTATTGAATTCTTTCACTTACAACATTGGACAG ATAGCCTACTTTGTGGCTAATCTTTCAGGCCTGAAGAGAATTTTCTTCCGAGGTGCTTATGTCTGTGGTCATGAAAAGACTATGGACAAGATTTCTCGTTCATTAAAGTATTG GTCCAAAGGTGAAGTTCAGACGACATTTCTATGTCATGAAGGGTTCTTGGGAACACTGGGTGCATTTTGGAGTTATGAGAACATGGGTATTGATGGCTTGGCGGCACATGAAGTCATCAGGGAGGTCTTGCTTGGCGCTCCATACACTGGGCAATTCCCATCTTTACCTCTCACTCAACAACAGGAGAAC GGAGAAAATACGACACTTGAAGGTGAAGTAGAAAGCTTACGGCATGACAATGCTGTGCTGAAGGCTGAGGTTGATCGATTACAAAGGGAGAACGCTGAGCTGAAGGCTTACTTGGCAAGATCAGGTGAGGCAGCAACCTTGTGA
- the LOC133927561 gene encoding uncharacterized protein LOC133927561 has translation MDMASGGYYSPYYQPVPYYYNYSQQQLRARGAGGGGVGQSSVHVFLLLAMVSLLAATTLYAWCESAVESMLDQLRLFLILAPLPLILAVQDCVASCGERRVGGGGLMSLLAELVLDPIKPLAVNPPLPPWQDATGPGATMILTSASAVEASTAAELSVALLVAPAPSSNPFSLVTNLFTSIKKLIVEKEAADCRCAEMERLVADEKEA, from the exons ATGGACATGGCGAGCGGCGGCTACTACTCGCCGTACTACCAGCCGGTGCCCTACTACTACAACTACTCGCAGCAGCAGCTGCGAGCCCGAggagctggcggcggcggcgtcgggcaGTCGTCGGTCcacgtcttcctcctccttgcgATGGTCTCCCTCCTCGCGGCCACCACGTTGTACGCGTGGTGCGAGTCGGCGGTGGAGAGCATGCTCGACCAGCTCCGGCTCTTCCTCATCCTGGCCCCGCTGCCGCTCATCCTCGCCGTGCAGGACTGTGTGGCGAGCTGCGGCGAGCGCCGGGTTGGTGGCGGGGGTCTCATGTCCCTCCTCGCGGAGCTG GTCCTCGACCCCATCAAACCTCTCGCCGTAAACCCTCCTCTGCCGCCCTGGCAAGATGCTACAGGTCCTGGGGCAACCATGATCCTAACGTCGGCCTCAGCTGTTGAGGCCTCCACAGCCGCAGAGCTGTCCGTGGCCTTGCTCGTGGCGCCAGCTCCTTCCTCCAACCCGTTCTCTCTGGTCACCAACCTCTTTACCTCTATCAAAAAACTGATCGTAGAGAAAGAGGCAGCAGACTGTAGATGCGCTGAGATGGAGAGGCTGGTGGCCGATGAGAAGGAGGCGTGA